A window of the Narcine bancroftii isolate sNarBan1 chromosome 4, sNarBan1.hap1, whole genome shotgun sequence genome harbors these coding sequences:
- the mcfd2 gene encoding multiple coagulation factor deficiency protein 2 isoform X2 translates to MQYFFKCLLSPDSGTLLMSSLSWLRGRRFMEGFEIMGFSNRITKSCLIGSLCLLLSGRHYLFSTHAQAQPPHDSEITEGHRPNIRLDKNLVQDKEHIMDHLDGVIDKPESEMTPQELQLHYFKMHDYDGNNLLDGLELISAITHVHKEESDGRGQPMGEEEIVSLIDDVLKDDDKNNDGYIDYAEFAKSLE, encoded by the exons ATGCAGTATTTCTTCAAGTGCTTGCTATCACCTGACTCTGGTACCCTTTTAATgtcttctttgtcttggcttcgcggacgaagatttatggaggg ATTTGAAATCATGGGATTCAGCAATAGAATTACAAAGAGCTGCTTGATAGGGTCCTTGTGTCTTCTACTGTCTGGTAGGCACTACCTGTTTTCAACACATGCTCAAGCTCAGCCACCACATGATTCTGAAATCACTGAGGGTCATCGGCCAAATATTCGTCTCGATAAGAACCTTGTGCAAGATAAAGA ACATATAATGGACCATTTAGATGGCGTGATAGACAAACCAGAATCTGAGATGACACCACAAGAACTTCAACTTCATTACTTTAAAATGCATGATTATGATGGGAATAACTTACTTGATGGATTGGAATTAATTTCAGCCATTACACATGTGCACAAAGAG GAAAGTGATGGCCGAGGACAGCCCATGGGTGAAGAAGAAATTGTGAGTTTAATTGATGATGTTTTAAAAGACGATGACAAAAATAATGATGGGTACATTGATTATGCTGAGTTTGCAAAATCACTAGAATAA
- the mcfd2 gene encoding multiple coagulation factor deficiency protein 2 isoform X1, which produces MGFSNRITKSCLIGSLCLLLSGRHYLFSTHAQAQPPHDSEITEGHRPNIRLDKNLVQDKEHIMDHLDGVIDKPESEMTPQELQLHYFKMHDYDGNNLLDGLELISAITHVHKEESDGRGQPMGEEEIVSLIDDVLKDDDKNNDGYIDYAEFAKSLE; this is translated from the exons ATGGGATTCAGCAATAGAATTACAAAGAGCTGCTTGATAGGGTCCTTGTGTCTTCTACTGTCTGGTAGGCACTACCTGTTTTCAACACATGCTCAAGCTCAGCCACCACATGATTCTGAAATCACTGAGGGTCATCGGCCAAATATTCGTCTCGATAAGAACCTTGTGCAAGATAAAGA ACATATAATGGACCATTTAGATGGCGTGATAGACAAACCAGAATCTGAGATGACACCACAAGAACTTCAACTTCATTACTTTAAAATGCATGATTATGATGGGAATAACTTACTTGATGGATTGGAATTAATTTCAGCCATTACACATGTGCACAAAGAG GAAAGTGATGGCCGAGGACAGCCCATGGGTGAAGAAGAAATTGTGAGTTTAATTGATGATGTTTTAAAAGACGATGACAAAAATAATGATGGGTACATTGATTATGCTGAGTTTGCAAAATCACTAGAATAA